The Egicoccus sp. AB-alg2 nucleotide sequence CGCGGCCGCCTGCCCCCGCTGCGCCATCTGCCGGACCACGGCTCGTGCGGCCGGGTAGCGGCCGGCGGCGAGGTAGACCTGCAGCACCGCCGACGCGTGGTCGGCGTCGGGTTCGACACCCTCGCGGTGGAGGTCGTCGAGCATCCCGAGGGCCTCGTCGGTGCGGCCCGCGCGCCCGGTCGCGATGGCGACGTCCCAGCGCGTGCCCGCCGGCACCTCCACCCCGGCCGCCTGCATGCCCGCCAGGACCTCGCGGGCGCCGGCCAGGTCCCTGGCGTCGAGATGCGCCTTGAGCAGGAGCTGGAAGTGCTCCTCGGACGGCGCCACCTCGCGCTGCTGCATCGAGGCGAAGACCTGCCGCATCATCCGGAGATCGCCGGAGAAGCGGCGCATCGCGTCGAGGTACTTGTCGCTGGACTCGTACGACATGGCACGACCTCCCTCGTGCCCATCCCGGAACGCGGGATCGCGTGGCGGCGCCACACGACCTGCGTGCACCCGTTCGGGCCGCACACCCACCCACGTGCGCTGTGGCCAGCCGACCATCGGCCGGACCCTGGACGGTAGCGGGTCGTTCGCGTCGCCGTGGAGCAGGCGCGGGCTACGGTGCCCGGCGCGTGCGGACGGACGCGTGGGCCGCCCTCGCGGGAGGGCTGGTGTCGATCCGGGAGCTGGTGGTACTGGGCACGGCGAGCCAGGTGCCGACCCGGACCCGCAACCACAACGGCTACGTGCTGCTGTTCGACGACCTCGGCATCCTGTTCGACCCCGGGGAGGGCACGCAACGCCAGTTCTCGTTGGCCGGGCTGACGATGGCGCGCATCCACCACGTCTGCATCACGCATGCCCACGGCGACCACTGCCTCGGACTGCCGGGCGTGCTGCAGCGCCGCGCCGTGGACGGGCTGACCACGCCGGTCACGGTCCACTTCCCCGCGGGCGCCGCCGAGACGATTGCGCGCCTGCGGCACGCCACCCCGTTCGACGACACGGCCCCGGTGACCTTGCGTGCCGTCGACGACGGTGGCGCGACCCCGATGGACCTGGGCGGGGTGGTGCTGCACGCCGCGCCGCTCGTCCACGGCGAGCCGACCCTGGGCTGGCGGGTCCAGGAGCCCGACGGCTGGCGCCTGCTACCGGACCGGTTGGAGGCCGTCGGCGTGCCGCCGCCGTTGCGGCGCCGCCTCACGACCCACGGCGAGGTGGACGTCGACGGCCGGCAGGTGCGGGTCGAGGAGGTC carries:
- a CDS encoding ribonuclease Z codes for the protein MSIRELVVLGTASQVPTRTRNHNGYVLLFDDLGILFDPGEGTQRQFSLAGLTMARIHHVCITHAHGDHCLGLPGVLQRRAVDGLTTPVTVHFPAGAAETIARLRHATPFDDTAPVTLRAVDDGGATPMDLGGVVLHAAPLVHGEPTLGWRVQEPDGWRLLPDRLEAVGVPPPLRRRLTTHGEVDVDGRQVRVEEVGVRRPGQSMAFVMDTRDCDGARRLAQDVDLLVIEATFLDDQRALAEEVGHLTAGQAARLARECGARRVVLTHFSQRYPDLAGHLEEARAHAPGLDLTVAQDLMRIPLPPRRAE